The nucleotide window CCGTGCCCGACAGGCACACCAGGCGCGTGCCGCCGGACTTCTCGGTGCCCAGCTTCGAGTACCAGTCCGCCCCGCGCGCGAAGATGTGCGGCACGTTGGCCAGCGTCTCCACGTTGTTGATGACCGTGGGGGAGCCGAACAGGCCCACCACCGCGGGGAAGGGCGGCTTGAGCCGGGGCCAGCCCTTCTTGCCCTCCAGGCTCTCGAGCAGCGCCGTCTCCTCGCCGCAGATGTACGCGCCCGCGCCGCGCACCAGGTAGCAGTTCAGCGCGTAGTCCTTGCCCAGCAGCGTCTTGCCGAAGATGCCCGCCTGGTAGGCCTCATCGATCGCGGCCTGGGTGCGCTGGGCCGGGTGCTTGAACTCGCCGCGCATGTAGATGTAGCAGGTGTGCACCCCCAGCGCGTACGCCGCGATGGCGATGCCCTCCAGCAGCATGTGCGGATCCAGCGAGAGGACGTAGCGGTCCTTGAAGGTGCCCGGCTCGGACTCGTCCGCGTTGACGGTCAGGTACTTGGGCTTGGGGTTGTCCTTGGGGACGAAGCTCCACTTGAGCCCGGTGGGGAAGCCCGCGCCGCCGCGGCCGCGCAGGTTGGACTTCTTCACCTCGTCGATGATCGCCGCGGGCGCCATTTCCAGCACCTTCTTCAGCGATTCATAGCCCCCGCGCTTGCGGTAGTGCTCCATCGTCCACGACTGAGGCTGCCCCCACGCCGAGGAGATGAGCGGTTCAAAGGCGGATGCGGTCGTCATGATGGGAAGACGCTTTCGTTGGAAGAGGGGCCGCGGATCAGGTGAGCTTGGCGAGCAGCTCGTCCACCCGGGCCTTCGTCAGGTTCTCGTGGTGGTCTTCGTTGACCTGGAGGCACGGCGCGGTGCCGCAGGACGCCAGACACTCGGTCTCCCGCAGGGTGAACTTCTCGTTGGCCTCGCCCGCCTTCAGGCCCAGCTTGTCTTCCAGGTAGGCGAGCATTTTCTCGGCGCCCCGCAGCGAGCAGGAGAGGTTGGTGCACACGTCGACGGTGTACTTCCCTGGCTTCTTCAGGTGGTACATGACGTAGAAGCTCGCCACCTCATAGGCGCGCTCGGGGGTGACCTCCAGATTCTTGGCCACCAGGCGGATGCCCTCGGGAGGACACCAGCCCTTCAGCTCCTGCAGGAGCCGGAGCGCGGGCAGCATGCCGGCGCTTTTCCGGTCGGGCGGGTAGTGCGAGAGGATTTCTGAGATCCCCGCGTCGAACTTCTTCTGCTCTTCAGGGGTGAACAGGGGCTCCGCCATGGCGGGCGGTTCGTATGGCCGCGATGGCTGCCTTGTCAACATAAACCCCCGAAGTTGCTTGGAACCTTCATCAGCGTTAGTCCGAGCGATTTCAAGCCCCGGTTATGGGGGGCCGCAGGGCACCTGGCGGACGGCCGGAAGCGGCTTGCGGAATCTGTCCCGGGGCCGATAAGGCTGGCACTTTCTTTTCCAGGACTTGCGGATCCGGTACAGAATCGGCCCGGCCCGGGCCTGGGCGGTCAGGCAGGCCCGGTTTTGCCTGGGGGGCCATGTCCTGTGGGACAGACCCTCGCGGGCCTGGCGGCGATGGTGAACTCTTGAGTGCGGCAGGACCTCACAGCGACGCGCAGAACCCCTCGGGCGTCGATCCCGAGGGCTACCGTGTGCTCATCGTCGAGGACAATCCGCACATCATCGAGATGTACGCCTACGTCCTCAAGAAGCTGGCGAGCGGAGACCTGGCGGGCAAGGTGCCCCTGGAGGTCCACTTCGCTCCGGATGGGCACCATGCGCTGACCCTGCTGCGCGAGCGCCGCTTCAGCCTGGTGATGACGGACCTGTACATGCCGGTGATGGACGGGTTCGCGCTGGTGGAGCGCATCCGCGCCGAGGAAGCGCTGCGCAACATCCCCATCATCGCCATCTCCGCGGGCGGCAAGGAAGCCCAGGACCGGGCCATGCAACTGGGCGTGGACATCTTCCTGCGCAAGCCGGTGCGCTTCGTGGAAGTGCTGGAGACGGTGAAGCAGCTGCTGCGCATCGGGAAGTAGGCTTCACGCGTCCACGAAAATTGACGGCGGGGCGCGAGCCGGTCTTAAAGTCGCCCACCCATGCTCAAGCCCGCTATCAACCGCGACATCGTCAGCGGCGAAGCGCTGTTCATCCTTCGGAACCTGAGGGAAAACGGGCGCTTGGGACGCTCGAACAAGCTGGCCGATGTGAAGGCCGCGCTCGAACCGTCCGTCTCGCTCGAGTTCGACAGCTACTTCTTCTTCCTGCGCAAGTTTCACTACATCGCCATGGACCGCGAGGCCCAGCTCAAGCTCACTGAACAAGGGGAGCGGGTGGTGAGTGGGGAGCTGCAGGACCGGTTCACCCTGGAGGTGGGCGAGTTCTTCGCCGATCAGCTCGCGGGCGAAGAAGAGTCCACCATGTCCGTGAACCCCGACGACCTGGGGATGCTGGTGCCCCCGCCCCCGCCGGAGCTCACGCTGGATGACTCGGAGGTGGATCGCACCGGCACCCCGCCGCCGCTGCCGCCGCTGCCCGCCGCGGTGCCGCTGCCACCCGCCGCGGTGCCCTTGCCCCCGGCCCGGGTGTCGCGCACGGCGCTGCCCTCGGTGGATGCCCCCCTGCCGTCCTATTCCGCCCCGGTGGCCGCCCGCTCCGAGCCGCCCGTGCCGGAGGTCCGCCGGGAGGTGTCCCCGGCGCCCGTGGTCCCGCCTCCTGCCACCCCCGTCCCCGCCGCCTTCTCAAGCCCCATGCCCTCTCCTGCCTCGTCTTCCGCATCCCCAGCGGCCGCGTCCAAGGGCGCCGAGCTGGACATGCGCTACCAGAAGTTCGATCCCCTCGGCTCCGGCCCCCTGGGCACGGTCTTCAAGGGGCGCTTCAACGCGCTCGGGCTGGATGTCTGCATCAAGGAGCTGAAGGACATCTTCGGCTACTTCTCCTTCCTGCAGCGGGGGGAGGTGCTCAAGCGGCTGAAGAAGGAGCTGTGCGCCCAGGCCCAGGTGCGCCACCCCTCCATCGTGGGGATCCTCGATCAGAACGTGGACTCGGCCCGGCCCTACTTCGTCCTGGAGCTGATGCGCACCAGCCTCCGGGAGAAGCTGGAGGCGGGGGGCGGCAAGGGGGTGGCCGTGTCCCTGGGGCTGCGCTGCTTCCTGCAATTGGCCTATGGGCTGCGCGCTGCCCACGCCGCGGGACTGCACCACCACAACCTCAAGCCGGAGAACGTCCTGTTCGATGGCTACGGCAACGCGCGGCTGGCGGACTTCGGCATGGGGCGGGTCATCGAGATGGATGCCGCCAAGGGCATGCCCCAGTTCTTCATGGGCACCGGGGGCATGGTCTACATGGCGCCGGAGCTCATTCACCGCACCAAGGATCCGGGCGCCTCGGCGGACGTGTATGGGCTGGGCATCCTCCTGTACGAGATGTTCACCGGGCAGATTCCCGGCCGCCGCTCCCCGCTGCCTTCCGAGGTCAACCCCGAGGCGCCCTCGGGGCTGGACGCCATCTTCGACAAGATGACCCAGGACAAGAAGGAGCAGCGCTACCCGGACATCGACGCCATGCTGGAGGACCTCTACAAGGCCTTCCCGGAGCGCGAGTTCCTTGAGAAGGGGGACCTCGTGCTCTCCTCGGAGCCGCACGAGGCCTAGGACGGCCGGGCGGGGGCGCTTCCCCCGCCCACGGGCTCAGGAGCGCATCCGGGACGCCAGCTCCTTCTGCGAGAGGGCGCCCTTCTCCAGGAGCAGCTCCAGCAGGGCCCGGAGGATCTTCGAGCTCTTCTCCTGGTTCTGCTGCACCGCCTGGAGCCGCTGCATCTCCTCGGGCGTCAGGCTCGCGGACGGGGCCCCGCCAGAGAGAATCTCATCGAGGAGATCCCCGGCACTGGCGCCGCCTCCACCGGAGGAGGGCGCGGCCTGGGACGGGGCGATGTCGGCGATGCGCTTCACCACCGTCTTGCCGCTCATGTCGACGACCTTGAACTCCTCCTCGCCGGAGCTGTCCGGGGCGGCCGTGTCGCTCTCGGTGTAGCGCGTGGAGACGTTGGGCTCCTGGCCACGGTAGTGGCGCAGGATGGCGTTCTCGATCTCCTTGTCGCCGGCAATGACCACGATGACGCGGGTGCGGCTCTTGGCCACCACCTGGTCCACCGTGTTCAGGTCCGTGGGATCGGCCATGGCGAGCACGAGCGTCTTGCCATTGTCCTTGAGGGCGACCGGGAAGATGCCCTTCTGCTCGGCCATGACGACGTCCACCTTGGCCAGGGCGCCCGGGTCCCTCGTGACGTTGCCCAGGTGCATGCGCTGGATGCCCATGCCCTGGCAGATGGCGTTGATGATGGTCTCCTCGTTGGCGATGCCCATGTCCGCGATGACGCGCGACAGGCGGCCGCCCCATTGATCATGCTGGGCGAGCGCGCTGCGCAGCTGCAGCTCGTCGATGACGCGGGCCTTGATGAGGAGTTCTCCAATGCGGTTGCGTTGAGGGGCGGCCATGAGGACAGTGTACCGTCAGGATGGGGAGAGCGATGCATTCTGGCTTCCACATCGGTGGGCACTCCGGCAAGCGGGGCCGCGCCGGGCTTTCGCAAGGCCGCCCGGGCCCTCGCCCCGCGGCCCGTCCCCCGGTTGCCCGCCTGCTCCCCCAGGAGGCGTGAGCCATGCAGCCCTTCGCGGACGCCCAGGTGCTGAGCTGTCCCTACTGCGGCGAAGAGGTGGAGGTGCAGGTGGACCCGGCGGGGCCCTCCTCGGAGCGGTACGTGGAGGACTGCTCCGTGTGCTGCCGCCCCTGGGCCGTCTCCGTCACCCGCGAGGGGGAGGACGTCTGGGTGAGCCTGGGCCGGGATGATGATTGAGCCCGTGCTTGACACGTCTCGAACCATGGTTCTCTTGAGTCTGTGAGCCGGTGAGCCCCGGGGCCACGGGGGACCGTCCACGACACGCAACACTTTCCATGACTCGAGTGCCGTCCGCTGTGTTCAGCGGCACGGAAGGGAGAAGACCATGCAGACCCGTTTCAATCCGTTCGCGCTGCGCAATGGGGCCACCGTCGTGAGCCCCCTGATGAGGGACTTCGACTTCCTGTTCCAGGACCTGGCGGGCCCCGCGGCACGCCGCGGCAACAGCTTCGCGCCTCCCGCCGACATCTTCGAGACCGAGGCGGGGCTCACCTTGCAGGTCGACCTGCCGGGGCATGACGCGAAGTCCATCGAGGTGAAGGTGGAGCAGGGCGTGCTGACGTTCCGCTCCGAGCGCAAGGCGGAGCCCAACGCCAAGGAGAACGCCCGCCGGCTGGAGCGCGGGTTCGGGGTGTACACCCGCTCCTTCTCGCTTCCGGACACCGTGGACGCCACCCGGGTGGAGGCGCGCTACGAGCACGGCGTGCTCACCCTGACGCTGCCGCGCAAGGAAGAGTCCAAGCCCCGCGTCATCGAGGTGAAGGTGCAGG belongs to Stigmatella erecta and includes:
- the nuoF gene encoding NADH-quinone oxidoreductase subunit NuoF; protein product: MTTASAFEPLISSAWGQPQSWTMEHYRKRGGYESLKKVLEMAPAAIIDEVKKSNLRGRGGAGFPTGLKWSFVPKDNPKPKYLTVNADESEPGTFKDRYVLSLDPHMLLEGIAIAAYALGVHTCYIYMRGEFKHPAQRTQAAIDEAYQAGIFGKTLLGKDYALNCYLVRGAGAYICGEETALLESLEGKKGWPRLKPPFPAVVGLFGSPTVINNVETLANVPHIFARGADWYSKLGTEKSGGTRLVCLSGTVNKPGVYEIPLQTTVSELIFGDKYGQGLPAGRSVKAVIPGGSSAPVLSPNELDVALEFEALRMKQTMAGSGGVIVMDDTSCMVRCLWRVARFYAEESCGQCTPCREGTPWQTRLLRKIEEGRGEMADIEMLSHVASSIAPYPPMGLGNTICALGDAAALPTHSFLMRFRAEFEAHIHEKRCPFGDKPWGAFGDWS
- the nuoE gene encoding complex I 24 kDa subunit family protein — protein: MAEPLFTPEEQKKFDAGISEILSHYPPDRKSAGMLPALRLLQELKGWCPPEGIRLVAKNLEVTPERAYEVASFYVMYHLKKPGKYTVDVCTNLSCSLRGAEKMLAYLEDKLGLKAGEANEKFTLRETECLASCGTAPCLQVNEDHHENLTKARVDELLAKLT
- a CDS encoding response regulator — encoded protein: MSAAGPHSDAQNPSGVDPEGYRVLIVEDNPHIIEMYAYVLKKLASGDLAGKVPLEVHFAPDGHHALTLLRERRFSLVMTDLYMPVMDGFALVERIRAEEALRNIPIIAISAGGKEAQDRAMQLGVDIFLRKPVRFVEVLETVKQLLRIGK
- a CDS encoding serine/threonine-protein kinase, giving the protein MLKPAINRDIVSGEALFILRNLRENGRLGRSNKLADVKAALEPSVSLEFDSYFFFLRKFHYIAMDREAQLKLTEQGERVVSGELQDRFTLEVGEFFADQLAGEEESTMSVNPDDLGMLVPPPPPELTLDDSEVDRTGTPPPLPPLPAAVPLPPAAVPLPPARVSRTALPSVDAPLPSYSAPVAARSEPPVPEVRREVSPAPVVPPPATPVPAAFSSPMPSPASSSASPAAASKGAELDMRYQKFDPLGSGPLGTVFKGRFNALGLDVCIKELKDIFGYFSFLQRGEVLKRLKKELCAQAQVRHPSIVGILDQNVDSARPYFVLELMRTSLREKLEAGGGKGVAVSLGLRCFLQLAYGLRAAHAAGLHHHNLKPENVLFDGYGNARLADFGMGRVIEMDAAKGMPQFFMGTGGMVYMAPELIHRTKDPGASADVYGLGILLYEMFTGQIPGRRSPLPSEVNPEAPSGLDAIFDKMTQDKKEQRYPDIDAMLEDLYKAFPEREFLEKGDLVLSSEPHEA
- a CDS encoding general secretion pathway protein GspE, which codes for MAAPQRNRIGELLIKARVIDELQLRSALAQHDQWGGRLSRVIADMGIANEETIINAICQGMGIQRMHLGNVTRDPGALAKVDVVMAEQKGIFPVALKDNGKTLVLAMADPTDLNTVDQVVAKSRTRVIVVIAGDKEIENAILRHYRGQEPNVSTRYTESDTAAPDSSGEEEFKVVDMSGKTVVKRIADIAPSQAAPSSGGGGASAGDLLDEILSGGAPSASLTPEEMQRLQAVQQNQEKSSKILRALLELLLEKGALSQKELASRMRS
- a CDS encoding CPXCG motif-containing cysteine-rich protein, which codes for MQPFADAQVLSCPYCGEEVEVQVDPAGPSSERYVEDCSVCCRPWAVSVTREGEDVWVSLGRDDD
- a CDS encoding Hsp20/alpha crystallin family protein, with amino-acid sequence MQTRFNPFALRNGATVVSPLMRDFDFLFQDLAGPAARRGNSFAPPADIFETEAGLTLQVDLPGHDAKSIEVKVEQGVLTFRSERKAEPNAKENARRLERGFGVYTRSFSLPDTVDATRVEARYEHGVLTLTLPRKEESKPRVIEVKVQG